The following are encoded in a window of Primulina eburnea isolate SZY01 chromosome 4, ASM2296580v1, whole genome shotgun sequence genomic DNA:
- the LOC140830948 gene encoding uncharacterized protein, with the protein MVLSRHPTIRSGEYLEGMLSEHLGGKAKLKAHKGASARLVLVLTCLQFAFAVYATFLLYYMSPMVDLKTKPDFSWATHIARQWKHFIATPHVVSHYEASNPIVQGIVSPSEVCEHESIDFVQKKSNDAVMIKLKRELYQEVLDFQSKNIGTETLSQLMAMKSKWDLKGSNVPKVTVILNHFKRKTLCAQLDTLLHQTLPFHHVWVLSFGSPNEKSLKMIVDSYNHSRISFISSSYDFKYYGRFQMALQTEADLVYILDDDMIPGKKMLQILSHVAGTEKYKNSVLGSIGRILPFRQKDFTFPSYRKFRSKEAGLYLPDPAYDITIDNVVQVDFLSSSWFLSAELVKTLFIETPFTFMTGEDLHLSYQLQKYRNAGSFVLPVDPKDKETWGDSEHRLAYVSETTVIFKDIVQVRDDQWWKALSTGYVTQWAAMYPQKIDALFYAHSVAEVKALAPLFEKFRTTVGKKAYIVISGGKFCPCEDAAAALNWPKVVCKERRFKIFDLGIGSLSELSNSEVPVVQGVYASMKGVIKIHNPSVVIAVSDIEPNVKKALTMALEANRNGSTLVLLPRSSLSKVLWIADLRSTALPNWNRMRISISIITQNRAASLTRLLKSLTDAFYVGDEVRISLNVDSKVDEETLKLIDSFEWPHGPKTLRRRIIQGGLIRAVSESWYPSSDDDFGLLLEDDIEVSPYYYLWIKYALLAYHYDPQVSLPELSSISLYTPKLVEVVKERPRWNATEFFKHIHPNTPYLHQLPCSWGAVFFPKQWREFYAYMNMRFTVDAKQNPVQIPKSRTNGWQASWKKFLIDMMYIRGYVSLYPNFPNQASFSTNHMEPGAHISAKDNVVRHDKSDFEVPLLKQDFRTLLPNGKLPPASKLPSLSLFNQAVSLKGLKAAGAKLGQDVLECSITEVVAVNRVTGLPSHCAKF; encoded by the exons ATGGTGTTATCGAGGCATCCGACCATCAGAAGTGGAGAGTATCTGGAAGGAATGTTAAGCGAACACCTGGGAGGAAAGGCTAAGTTGAAGGCACATAAGGGCGCCTCAGCTCGGCTTGTCTTGGTCTTAACGTGTTTACAGTTTGCCTTCGCAGTTTACGCCACATTTCTTCTGTATTACATGAGTCCCATGGTAGACTTGAAAACAAAACCGGACTTTTCTTGGGCTACCCATATAGCACGACAATGGAAACATTTCATTGCCACACCTCATGTTGTGAGTCATTATGAAGCATCCAACCCGATTGTCCAAGGTATAGTTAGTCCCTCAGAAGTTTGTGAGCATGAAAGCATAGATTTTGTGCAGAAGAAATCTAATGATGCAGTGATGATCAAGTTGAAGAGGGAACTTTATCAGGAAGTGTTGGATTTTCAATCCAAAAATATCGGAACCGAGACTCTTTCCCAGTTAATGGCCATGAAATCCAAGTGGGATTTAAAGGGTTCAAATGTCCCCAAAGTTACTGTGATTTTGAATCATTTTAAACGAAAAACATTATGTGCACAGCTCGATACTTTGCTTCATCAAACACTTCCATTTCATCATGTTTGGGTACTTTCATTCGGCAGTCCTAATGAAAAATCATTGAAAATGATTGTTGATAGCTATAACCACTCAAGAATCAGTTTCATTAGCTCAAGCTATGATTTCAAGTACTATGGGAGATTCCAAATGGCTTTACAAACAGAAGCTGACCTTGTGTATATACTCGATGATGACATGATACCGGGGAAAAAGATGCTACAGATTTTATCTCACGTAGCAGGGACCGAAAAGTACAAGAACTCGGTTCTAGGCAGTATTGGCAGGATCTTGCCTTTCCGACAGAAGGATTTTACATTTCCAAGCTATAGAAAGTTCCGGTCCAAAGAAGCTGGGCTTTATTTGCCTGATCCTGCATATGACATCACAATTGACAATGTTGTTCAGGTTGATTTTCTTTCTAGTTCGTGGTTTTTGTCTGCTGAGCTTGTTAAAACGCTTTTCATTGAAACACCATTTACTTTCATGACCGGAGAAGATTTGCATTTGAG CTATCAGCTTCAAAAGTACAGAAATGCCGGTTCATTTGTGCTGCCCGTTGATCCAAAGGACAAAGAAACCTGGGGAGACAGCGAACATCGGCTTGCTTATGTATCTGAAACGACAGTAATCTTCAAAGACATTGTCCAAGTTAGAGATGATCAATGGTGGAAAGCCCTTTCCACTGGTTACGTAACACAATGGGCAGCAATGTATCCTCAAAAGATTGATGCACTTTTCTATGCTCATTCTGTTGCAGAAGTTAAAGCTCTAGCGCCTCTATTTGAAAAGTTCAGAACGACTGTTGGGAAAAAGGCCTACATTGTCATCTCAGGTGGAAAATTCTGCCCTTGTGAAGATGCGGCAGCAGCTTTAAATTGGCCTAAGGTTGTGTGTAAAGAGAGACGGTTCAAGATTTTTGACTTGGGAATCGGTTCTTTATCCGAGCTTTCGAATTCCGAGGTGCCTGTTGTGCAAGGTGTTTATGCTAGCATGAAAGGAGTTATCAAGATTCACAACCCGAGTGTAGTGATTGCAGTTTCTGATATCGAACCAAATGTCAAAAAGGCTTTGACAATGGCACTAGAGGCTAACAGAAATGGTTCAACTTTGGTTCTTTTACCAAGATCTTCTTTGTCAAAGGTTCTTTGGATTGCTGATCTTCGATCCACGGCGTTACCTA ATTGGAACCGTATGAGGATATCTATAAGCATCATCACTCAGAACCGGGCTGCTTCACTTACAAGACTTCTGAAGTCTCTCACAGATGCATTCTACGTAGGAGATGAGGTTCGAATTTCATTGAATGTCGATAGCAAAGTAGACGAGGAAACTCTTAAACTAATAGATTCCTTCGAATGGCCACACGGGCCAAAAACTCTACGTCGACGAATCATCCAAGGAGGGCTCATTCGAGCCGTGAGTGAGAGCTGGTATCCATCCTCGGACGATGATTTTGGTCTACTACTCGAGGATGACATTGAAGTCTCCCCTTACTATTACTTATGGATCAAATATGCCCTTTTGGCATATCACTACGACCCTCAAGTATCTCTACCCGAGCTCTCCTCGATCTCACTCTACACCCCAAAATTAGTCGAAGTGGTGAAAGAACGGCCTAGATGGAATGCCACCGAGTTCTTTAAACATATCCATCCAAACACGCCATATCTCCATCAGTTACCCTGCAGTTGGGGTGCAGTTTTCTTCCCAAAACAATGGAGGGAATTCTATGCATACATGAACATGAGATTCACAGTGGACGCCAAGCAAAATCCAGTCCAAATCCCAAAATCAAGAACAAATGGATGGCAAGCTTCTTGGAAGAAGTTTCTTATCGACATGATGTACATAAGAGGCTATGTTAGCCTGTACCCCAACTTTCCGAACCAAGCTAGTTTTTCGACCAATCACATGGAGCCGGGAGCTCATATCAGCGCAAAAGACAACGTCGTGAGGCACGACAAGAGCGATTTTGAGGTGCCACTATTGAAGCAAGACTTCAGGACTTTGTTACCAAATGGGAAATTACCTCCGGCTTCGAAGTTACCTTCATTGAGTCTGTTTAATCAGGCTGTGTCTTTGAAGGGTTTGAAGGCTGCAGGAGCGAAGTTGGGGCAAGATGTTCTCGAATGCAGCATAACAGAAGTTGTGGCTGTTAATCGAGTAACTGGTCTACCTTCACACTGTGCTAAATTTTGA